In Syngnathus typhle isolate RoL2023-S1 ecotype Sweden linkage group LG13, RoL_Styp_1.0, whole genome shotgun sequence, the sequence cgtcgtcgtcgtcgtcgtcctccacctcctcctccacctcctggaTCTCCTCGTACTCCTCCACTTCGATGCCGTCCATGGTCTTCTGCAGCTGCGTCTTGACCTTGTTGAGCTCCAGGAGACCGTCCTGTAGCTCCTTGCACACGTCCCTGATCTTGGATGCGAACTTGGTCTTGGCCCCTTTGCGCAGCTCATGGGAGTCCTTGGCGAGGAAGAAGACGTCAAGGGCCAGGAAGAGTGCCGACATGACCCCTGTGGTGACGCTAATGGCTTGGGCAGCCTTGGCCGCTCCGGCCCCTGCACCCAGCACCTGAACAGTGCTAATGAGCTTGTCGGTGTTTATCATGAGGGCCTTGCCAGCCCGGCCGCCTTCCTTCACCACATGTTTGATGTTGTGGTTCAAGGCCTTCTTAGCGGTGCTCTGCGTGTACTTCTCAAAGTCCCACTCCTGCAGAGTATCGATGCCCTCCTGCACAAATTCCATGCACTCGCGAATGTCTTTAATCTGCGCCTGGTAGTCCTGGATCATCTTCTCCACCTTCTTGCGGTCCATGTTGGAGTGGACCGCGTCTGTGATGTTGGCCGTGGCCGAGGTGATGCTGCCCGCCGTGGCCACGCCGATGCCCACCGCCGTGACGATGATGGAGGCGCCAAAGGTGAACGGCGCCAGGATGAGCCCCGTGATGGTGGTCAGGCTGCCGGCCACGCTGGCCACGCCTCCGCCGACGGCGGCCGATATGGTCTTTTTGTGGAAGTAGTCGGCGGCGTCGGCCAGTGCCAGCAGCTCAAGGATGCAGTGTTGCAAGGATGCCCCCCGCTGATTGAAAAGGCGCACAAAGAGTCGAGCTGCCATGTAGACACGGTCGGCCGCCTCCTCCATTgccctgcacgcacgcacgcacggaccgACGTAAAGGAATGTTTCAATCATTAGGTACGCCGACATTACAAAGCGTGTGCATACatttcctcctcatcttcttggAAATTGTTCCACTCGGCCCAACCTGTAGAGACAGGAAGTCAAGACCAACCACGTGAGACTGGGAAAAGCTTTCAGATCAAACGTGTCAGTCGTTGCACTTGCCTTCAACATTTTTCCACCAGTCCATCAGGCCGTCATTCTCctgcaagaaaaaaagcaacaacgtGACACTCAACTTTGACCTCATGTGATGAGGTTAAAAGGTTGAATTCAACTCATGAGAACAATCACATTCAAATAAAGCTTATCAATGTCTAAGGTTGAATTCAACTCATGAGAATAATCACATTCAAATAAAGCTTATAAATGAAAACATGCAATTCAACCGACACAcctcctcagagtccagagGGTTTCCTTCGGTTGGGTACGCTGCCATTTCCACTGGCTGGACCTCCACTGTGCTCTGCTGAAAGATTTACGTACACTATGCTTATTAGCTGCACACAGCCTACCAAGCTTACCAAAGATCTCGCTCGGTTCATAGCATTAAGGAGGAGGAAAGAAGCAACTAACCTGTGCTGGGACCATCTCCTCCATCTCCATGCTCTCCTCAATGATGGGtatcttttcctgggccgcaagaagaaaaGTCAAAAGTCCATCAGTTTGGGCTGTATGGCCCCCTGGCAAATGCATCATCCCACAATTCATTTTGGAGACTTCTTGGTGGCATTGCTATGACATTTGGTGTTACCTGCGATGATGTGTTGCGTTTTGTCATCCTGGGAAGAGTCGTCTTGACTCTGAAAGATACAACCTGGAGGATGGACCAGAGTGACATGACGCTCAAGTGAGAGAAGACATTTTGTGCTTTGCTATTTGGCAAAACAAAAGGCTCACTCGTCGTTTCTTCTTGATGGTCCTCCTTCGTCTCAGTCCGCCACCCGAGGGTGGCGCCGAGTCCTCCTTGTTGTCTTCGTTGTCCTGCTAGCATTACCAGCATATTAGTGCTAGTTAACCCCATGGGACTTTGAAAAGAGCCTAACCTGTTTGTCAGCAGTTTTGGGCGTTCTCTTGAAGATGCCGGCAAAGCCTCCTTTTTTCTCCTGCTCGACATAAACACACAGTCGTCGTATCTAATGTACACAAGTGCCAATCATCCCTCAAGGCATACAGTGTATTGAATACTCACCTTAGCAGTTGCGGTGCCTGATAGTTCGTCTCCTGACAAGTCATccatctatttaaaaaaaacatcacatttatttatttattatttcatttgtaTTGAGTTTGTTACAAGTTTCATTTATTAGTGGCCTGGAGGGAGGGACCGATTTTTGTTCTGTCATCTCACCTTGGCACTTTCATCCAGATTGTCATCACTAAGAGGATCCTGGAAGCAGAAGAggattttggtcattttctgGTAAATAAACCAACATCATCTGACAACGTTACCTTGATAGCGATGGAGCGTGGCGCCGGTTTGGGTGACTTTCTGAACATTCCTGCCAAAACTCCCGTCTTTTCCTGTAAAGCAAATATTGGGTCAGGTAGGAAAAAACACACAGAGTCTGACATCCGTCAACCTTTGGTCCCGTTTCTTCTGTCAAGTTTTCATTGCTGTCGGATAAGAGCTTCTTCTTGTCATCACCGTTTGACTCCTGCGTAGCAAAAATAATAGCCACAACATATAAAAATAACAACAGCAAAAATAATCATCATCTGGAGTGTCACCTCGTCAGCTGCTTTTGGAGCTTTCTTGAACATACCactgaaaatacttttttcctgaaataaaaaaagacaaaaaatacttattttgaatccaaatcttaTAACAACAATGGAAATATAAATACAGAAATAGCCTGTGTGTTAAAattctttaaaagaaaagaaatctacATACAATTAAATAATCATTAAACACTTGAAAAAATGATGGCAAATTCAATAGTTTAACTTAATGTGATTTGATGTCAtttcaaatgttaaaataaaaaccaaGAGGCGAAGGTTAAAAGAAGGACATTCACTTTTAAATGAATACAaccctaattaaaaaaaaaaaaagtagttgcaAAAAATGATGTCCAGTAATAAACACAATCAACATCAATCTTGAAAAACTTTCCAATaagtaaatgaaacaaaaatgaagGGTCAAAAACGTACAAATACGTTTGTACAGTAAAACATAACTGTTGTGTGTCAATAAAATGAAGATATTACCTTGACAGTGGTGCTTTCTGCTAAATTGTCATTACTTGATGACTTCTCCTTGTCCTGGAATCAAAAGTGCGTGTTcgtaagaggaaaaaaaaaacctagacCCTTTGTTGAGTGTCCTTATGGTTGTGAGTGTTGGTAACCTCATCCAGCAGGTTGTCGTTGCTATAGGATCTTTTGAAGATGCCCGCCAGGCCTCCTCCTTTTTTCCCCTAAaggcatgttttgttttttgtttttgggtcAAACAACGAGAGATCAAAAATAACAAGTAGACTTTTTGAAACCTTGCGGATATTCTCGCTCAAGTTCTCAGTGCTTCCGGATGGCGTCACTTCACTCTTGACCTCCGCTTCCTGAGATAGTTCAGATCGTATTTTTGATCAAAGGCTTACAAACAAGAATTGTtgagatggaggggggggggggaggcaccTTATCGCCCTCTGCAGGCTTCTGAGGCTTCCTGAACATGTTGCTGAAAAGGTTTTTATCCTGAAAGAACATGAATAAACACAATCAAATATTTatacacaacaaaaaaaattagacTAAATCCAACAAACTGACATTTAAATTAAGCACAACGTACATACCTGTACAATATatacaacaaaaatgagttgaggttaaaatgagtcaaataaacaaaatcaaattaaaaacataCATGCACAGtagagtaaaacaaaaaagtgcatTCTTCATACACAACAACTATTGCAGTAATCTTCTTGAATGATTAAaatttgtcaaataaataattttaaatgacaataaagatgaaatagatttttctttttaaatcattcAAATGAGCAACAATTCATCATGCACATACAAAAAGTAggctttcaaagtagggttagggttttcacGCATAGAGGCACAAGGCCATCAATTGTTCAAAGTAAAATATTTGGTTTCTTACCTTGGCAACGCTCTTCTCGGCCGCATTGTCCCCACCCACTGCCGTTGTGGTCGCCTGTCCCTTGTCCTCCTTTTCATTGTCCTCCTCACCGTCCTGAAAGCAGGACATGAAATTGACTCAAGTATGAAAATcgaatttgttaaaaaaaaaaaaaaaacactcaccgGTGaggcgtctctctctctcctttggGGGTCTTTTTTTGGAAGACGCCAAAGAGCCCTCGATCTTTGTCCTGACCCTGCGACCCgcccccaaaaaaacacaccGTCTTGACAATagccgcaaacacacacacacacacacgatatgGAAATGTTCCATTGCGTACTGGTTTGCCCTCAGCTAAATCGTCGTCGCTGGCTGTCAACTTTTTATCCACGCTCTCACCCTGCAAGTGACAAGAACAGAGCCTGGTTCAGTGACACAGAAACGCAATAAAAAGTTCAATAACACTTCTTGAATTGAGTACAGTCAATCATAATAATAGCTCAAATTGTTCAACCAGAATAACGTCTTCATTCGAGTCTTCATGATCATCGAAGCAATTTTTCACTATGAGGAGTTCAAATTAAAGGATGAAAACATTGCATCCAAAATGTCATTGAATTGTTTACCTGGTCAGGCTGAGCCGCTTTGGTAGCCTTCTTAAAAAATCCACCAAATCGTCCTGCTTTTTCCTGAAAGACATTTGTCAGCATCACCTATACATGAAACAAccttaatattatattaataaaatAGAAGTAACACAAGAGAGAATTTGTATTATGTTATAAACAGGGGGGGATCACCTTATTGTCTGACAGACTGTCTGTGCTGCCCGACAGATCATCGCGGGGCTCTTTGGAATCCTATGAGCAAAAATACAATTGACTCAATTGGAATGAACCCTGAGCAACCAAACTAATGTCATTAGTACAGGATCCGTGGACTGGAGATCTTTCAagagaatattttgaagtggctGACCTGCTTGGGTGCCACCTCTTTGGGGGTCTTTCGGAGGATTGCGCTGAAAAATCCTCCTTTTTCCTGCCACGCAATTTTACACACTTGTTGGTGACATCTTCAATGATGGTGACGCTCTTGCAAGAGCACCTTACCTCGGAGGCCTTCTGGGACAGATCGTCGCTGCTGTCTGACAGGTCGTCACGGGGACCAGGCTGCTCCTCCTGAACGGAAAAGAAAAGGCATTGACAGCACTTcacattttccacattttgttACGTTACAGTCGTTAGTCCTTTGGTGTTTATGCCAGTCGCCGGCTTGAATCACAAAGAACTCGCTCGTTAGCTAGCGTCACTCGTACGTCAAGACACCACGGTATTCGGAAGAAGTTTGACCTCATCCATCTGAGTCTCTTCTGGAGGTTTCTTCTTGAACACCCCGTTGAAAATTCCAGCGTAAGATTGTTTCTCGTCTTCTTCACTCTCCTCTGAATCGCCGTCCATTTTGCCCACCTACGTAGCTCACCCAAAAAATAGAAAGGAAATGgaagggatgacgatgatcaATACAACAATACTGAGAAACGCAGCAAAAGACGATCGACAGGAGTTACCGTCACCAAAGGAGCTTTCCGGAACATTCCAGCAAATCGCCCCCCAAAgtcctgaaaaagaaaatggatcatattttatttaacacacttttttaaataatgaaattataattaaatactttttataaaaatatgaattgaatacaaaataatttaatgaaaaatatatgtattattattacaagAATGCATTGTAAGTAATAACAGACAAAATaaaagatacaaaaaaaaaaaaatcgataaaCATACATAAATTCAGTGAATCATGTTATCCCGGTAAAAATAGGAAAACTTTATGAAAGAAAATAGAAAGAATAGGTCTTGTCTTACAATGATGACAAGCAGATTTtatcatcctcatcctcatgTCTTACTTGTTTGGATTCGGCACTTTTGTCCTGTTTGACTTTGTCACTGGCCATCCGTTCTTTTTCCTGAGACGCTTCCTCCTTGTTGGAATCGAGAAGTGCCTCGCCGCCGCCACTGCcaccgctgccgccgccactgccgccgccgccgccgccaacctTCAAGGAAGACAAATGTCAACATTTGCGCACATTATGATTATGATGAAAACCATCATCGCCCGGGCTGCATCTCCTACTTTGGGTGTGGACTTGAGGTGCTTCATCATGCCCTTCAGGACGCCCTGCCGAGCCAAGATTCACATGCTGTCATGTTTCACACGCTCAAgtacatattttattatttacaataagAGTGAAGGTAATTCTGAAAACTAGATAGTacctacacgcacgcacacaaggacggaCAGTGCTAAATACCGGTTTGGCGGATGCGCCGTGTTTTTCCGGAGTGTCGTCACCTCTGTCCTGGTCGTCAGTCAAATGACTCTGAAGCAAACACAACGGTGTGAGTCACAAAAACTGGTTTTGTCGTTGTGTGTTGAAGACGTGAGCACGCTCCTATAAACCCGTTTAGCCAGAGAACCCATCCAACCTTGTCCATCCTTTGTCTCCGCTTCTTACACAATCTTACACGTAGTGTTAGTATAGCAAGTGTTGTGAGATGTTGATTTGACAAATCCTCAAATGAATTTCAGTTGCCCATCCCCGATAAAAGGTGAACCTGTGAGCGCTATTAGTACGTATTAGAAgcattgttagcattagcacccACATTGCTTACAATGAATGAcgcttttttgtctttcaggctTTTTCGCAACTTGGTTGTCTGCATTTGAGGAAAATGAATGATGTttaaaatcaatcaatcgatcaaAATGTAATCTAACCAGGGAGTGACAAACCTTTTTGATGTCAGAGGCCGCATCTGATTGCACGCTTTTGACAGAAATCTGAAGAAAGAAGCGGATCAAGTATTCATGTTGCCCGCCAACAGCGAGATGGCGTCACGAGAGGCCTACTTGCTTGTCGTCACTGTTGCCTTGACTGTGTCTTGTTGTCTGGTTCCTCTCCTgagtggtgcaaaaaaaaacaacaacctaaattcatattttaaattcacttttggtttattttgacAGTACTGCACTTCACCTGCTTTGCTTGTCTAGGTAGGGGCACAGGAGTTTCTGTTTTGTTCTCCTTCGTCTCCCTTTGTGTCACGTTTCTCTGGCCCTGAAAATCACGTCCAAATCATGAAACGACTTGTCACTGAAACGATcatgttttttgtgttttcaaTCTCCAAAGTAATACCTAATGGTTTGAAATATATTATATGAATTTCTAAAATGACACAGTGTAAATaactttaaaaaatattgacttttttattga encodes:
- the LOC133165846 gene encoding uncharacterized protein LOC133165846, which produces MRCGRGVVNTLGNFGGIHLPLCRCHRRTEGGTAATRTQMEPCVMKPEAKKKTKPSKLPPWPPEPPKDAEKSDKPIPVVPPRPKHSELSQTQYHSKRLAVDGEGQRNVTQRETKENKTETPVPLPRQAKQERNQTTRHSQGNSDDKQISVKSVQSDAASDIKKTTKLRKSLKDKKASFIVSNSHLTDDQDRGDDTPEKHGASAKPGVLKGMMKHLKSTPKVGGGGGGSGGGSGGSGGGEALLDSNKEEASQEKERMASDKVKQDKSAESKQDFGGRFAGMFRKAPLVTVGKMDGDSEESEEDEKQSYAGIFNGVFKKKPPEETQMDEEEQPGPRDDLSDSSDDLSQKASEEKGGFFSAILRKTPKEVAPKQDSKEPRDDLSGSTDSLSDNKVIPPWSGQRSRALWRLPKKDPQRRERDASPDGEEDNEKEDKGQATTTAVGGDNAAEKSVAKDKNLFSNMFRKPQKPAEGDKEAEVKSEVTPSGSTENLSENIRKGKKGGGLAGIFKRSYSNDNLLDEDKEKSSSNDNLAESTTVKEKSIFSGMFKKAPKAADEESNGDDKKKLLSDSNENLTEETGPKEKTGVLAGMFRKSPKPAPRSIAIKDPLSDDNLDESAKMDDLSGDELSGTATAKEKKGGFAGIFKRTPKTADKQDNEDNKEDSAPPSGGGLRRRRTIKKKRRVVSFRVKTTLPRMTKRNTSSQEKIPIIEESMEMEEMVPAQQSTVEVQPVEMAAYPTEGNPLDSEEENDGLMDWWKNVEGWAEWNNFQEDEEEMAMEEAADRVYMAARLFVRLFNQRGASLQHCILELLALADAADYFHKKTISAAVGGGVASVAGSLTTITGLILAPFTFGASIIVTAVGIGVATAGSITSATANITDAVHSNMDRKKVEKMIQDYQAQIKDIRECMEFVQEGIDTLQEWDFEKYTQSTAKKALNHNIKHVVKEGGRAGKALMINTDKLISTVQVLGAGAGAAKAAQAISVTTGVMSALFLALDVFFLAKDSHELRKGAKTKFASKIRDVCKELQDGLLELNKVKTQLQKTMDGIEVEEYEEIQEVEEEVEDDDDDDDLESDPKKLAELEQELDLMEEKLDKKIEEGKITAKEGDSKKSKEEMTKKDKVDKETENRMAAWKEKQEKEKLEEKPKMKDSKKTEQRERSHRVEEKDVPGRTDTKGGEDEGKESLGKMECSKRKPQHQQSHSGNPEGRVERGSSGQSKMTDGIQAKDLRTETTASRDGWDTHGRSNERRGSHRSQESSRMDERTSASQRRAEEDKNQMSRIESARKKFQTGHEEHGASSSESHRRASDKTGTTDHERRASDHKRRASDREQKHSHRGSRHPSVLADDGSLDI